The Nitrospirota bacterium genomic sequence CTTCCTTTTTCGGTTCGGCCTTCTTCTCCTCAGGTTTTGCCGGGGCCTCCTGCTTTTCCGTTTTTGCCGGAGCAGGTTTTGCCGTCAGGGCATCCTTGTTTATCTCTATCTTGTGCGTCTTCTTCAACTCAGCCACATAGGACTCAAAGACCCCTTTCTGTTTCTCTCCGGAGAGTTTCTGCGAAACAAGATCGCGCACTTTGTCAAAGGGAATAGGCTCGCCGGTCTTCTTGTCCGTTACCTTGATAATATGATAACCAAAGGGGCTCTTGACCGGCGCGCTGGTAATCTCGCCAGCCTTGAGGGCTGCAGCTGCCCGTTCGAATTCAGGCACCATCTGGCCCTTCTTGAAGAAACCCAGGTCCCCGCCGTTTTTTGCGGATCCGGTATCAATAGAAACAGCCTTTGCAACAGCTTCGAACTTTTCGCCTTTTTTCAGCCGGGCGAGGACTTTCTGCGCCTCATCCTCAGTCTTCACCAAGATATGGCTCGCCTTGATCTCCTTTGCAACAATAAAGTCATCCTTGTTCTTGTCGTAATAGTCTTTTGCGTCCTGGTCAGAGACCTTCGCCTTTGCCATGATCTCTTTTTCAAAAAGTTCCGACACAAGGGAGAGCTTCTTGAACTCCTCAACTTTTTTCAGGTAATCCTGTCCCTTGTCATATCCCTTCTTCAGTGCTTCCTTGTACAGAAGCTCCTTATTAATGATCTCGTTCAAGAACTTCTCTTTTCCCGCAGCATCGGTAAATATCTGCTGGGCGTAATCAGGCAACGCCTGGAACTCCCGGTCGAAATCTGCCTGGGTTACTGCAGTATTGTCAATCTTCGCAAGGTAGGGGCCTTTTACCTCCGCCTCCTTCTTGGAACAAGATACCAATGCCAGTGCAACAACGCACATTACTGCAACTTTCTTCATCTTACATAGCCTCCAAAATTATAGTGCATCTGTTATAGCACATATAAGGCAAAATATGCGCGATTTTGACACGAAAACTTTTTTTGTGATACATTAACAAGATATGAAAAATCACACGAATTCAAAGCGGTTATTCCGGAAGGCATCAACGGTCATTCCCGGTGGCGTAAACAGCCCTGTGCGTGCTTTCAAGGCTGTTGGCGGCAATCCTCTTTTCATAGACAAGGCAAAGGGTTCACGCATTTATGATGTTGACGGAAACTCCTATATCGATTACGTGCTTTCCTGGGGTCCGATGATACTTGGTCATGCCTTCCCACGGGTAGTGAATGCACTTAAGAAAGCAGCAGAAAGAGGCACGAGTTACGGCGCACCGACCGCGCTTGAGATCGAGTTGGCAGAACTCGTGCTCAAACTCTATCCCTCTATGGACAGAATCCGCATGGTAAATTCAGGCACTGAGGCAACGATGTCTGCCATCAGAGTTGCGAGGGGGTTCACCGGCAGGGACAAGATCATCAAATTTGAGGGCTGTTATCATGGTCACGCTGACGGATTACTCGTCAAGGCAGGCTCGGGTGCAGTGACCTTCGGATTGCCGGACAGCCCCGGAGTGCCGAAATCCTATGCACGCAATACGCTCACCCTGCCCTATAACGATATACCTGCATTCAAGCGCCTCGTCGAAAAAGACGGTAAGAATATCGCATGTGTAATCGTCGAACCTGTTGTCGGCAATATCGGCTGCGTACTTCCTAAACCCGGCTTCCTTGAAGCCCTGAGAAAATTCACCAAGAAATATGGTATTGTGCTCATCTTCGATGAAGTAATGACCGGATTCAGGGCATCCTTCGGCGGAGCGCAGGCATACTATGGCATAAAACCGGATATGACCTGTCTTGGCAAGGTGATCGGCGGAGGTCTGCCTGTAGGCGCATATGGCGGAAGGAAAGAGATCATGTCCATGATTTCTCCGGAAGGCCCTGTATATCAGGCAGGTACTCTTTCAGGCAACCCTCTTGCCATGACAGCCGGTATCGAGACCATAAAAGAGCTTTCAAAACCGGGAATGTACAAATCGATGGAAGCAAAATGCGTACTGCTCGAAGAGGGACTTAAGAGCGCAGCGAAAAAAGCCGGAGTTTCGACCCGCTTTTACCGTGCAGGCAGCATGTTCTGCACCTATTTCACAAATATTGATGTAATTGACTATGCAACAGCAAAAAAAGCGGATGCGCAGAAGTTCTCACGGTTCTTCTCAGAGATGATCGAGCAGGGAGTCAACCTGGCTCCGTCGCAGTTCGAGGCAGGATTCATGTCCCTTGCTCATTCTGAAAAGGACATCGAAGCAACCGTAAAAGCAGCGTACGAAAGCCTGAAAAAACTATAAATAAAGCAGCAGGTAATTGGGGAGGAATTTCTTGATATTCAATCCGTTTAGTCTTGTCAAAAAAGGTATTGCCTGGTTCAGCGAGGGAATTTCGACAAAGGCCCGTATCATCATTGTCGTCATTCTCCTTCTTTTTTCTCTCACCATGCTTACCGCTGCATACAAGATCAATGACTATTTTGAAAATGATCCAAATGCATGCTTTGCCTGCCATGTCCATGATGAAGCGAACAAGCAATGGGCAAAAAGCGAGCATGCCGGCATCAACTGCCACGAGTGCCACCACTCAACCAAGAAAGACCAGCTCGTCCAGATGTACCGTTTTGCCTTTATGGGTCAAAGGTCGGTCTCGCCGCGTCATGGTGAAGTAATCGTTCCAAGGACCCTCTGTCTCAGATGCCATTGGGAAAGAGACGAGAAGTTCCCCAAGGCCCCTGACATCGGCAAATCACGGTATCATGCAAAACATGTTTTCATCGAGAAGATCGAATGTACCAAGTGCCACGGATATAAGACGCATAAATTCACCATGGAAGAGCGGTATTGCGTCACCTGTCATCAGAACAAGGAACTTCAGCCGCATGAGGCGACCGCTCAGACGAAGGATGCCAAGGGCACGAAAACCTGTCTGCCCATGGGGTCGCTTCCCTGCTTCAACTGTCACACAGACCGGACGTCCGATCTTATGCCGGGCAGGAAGAAATGTCTCTTCTGCCACGGCAGCGAATCCATAAGACAGGAACTGCTCGCAGACGGAACCATCGACGTGAAGCATTTCCAGCCAAAGCAGGAAACCATTCAGAAGGCAACGAAACTGCAAATCTCTGCTAACGCTGCCATGCAGTTCCATTGT encodes the following:
- a CDS encoding peptidylprolyl isomerase encodes the protein MKKVAVMCVVALALVSCSKKEAEVKGPYLAKIDNTAVTQADFDREFQALPDYAQQIFTDAAGKEKFLNEIINKELLYKEALKKGYDKGQDYLKKVEEFKKLSLVSELFEKEIMAKAKVSDQDAKDYYDKNKDDFIVAKEIKASHILVKTEDEAQKVLARLKKGEKFEAVAKAVSIDTGSAKNGGDLGFFKKGQMVPEFERAAAALKAGEITSAPVKSPFGYHIIKVTDKKTGEPIPFDKVRDLVSQKLSGEKQKGVFESYVAELKKTHKIEINKDALTAKPAPAKTEKQEAPAKPEEKKAEPKKEEPKK
- the hemL gene encoding glutamate-1-semialdehyde 2,1-aminomutase, whose protein sequence is MKNHTNSKRLFRKASTVIPGGVNSPVRAFKAVGGNPLFIDKAKGSRIYDVDGNSYIDYVLSWGPMILGHAFPRVVNALKKAAERGTSYGAPTALEIELAELVLKLYPSMDRIRMVNSGTEATMSAIRVARGFTGRDKIIKFEGCYHGHADGLLVKAGSGAVTFGLPDSPGVPKSYARNTLTLPYNDIPAFKRLVEKDGKNIACVIVEPVVGNIGCVLPKPGFLEALRKFTKKYGIVLIFDEVMTGFRASFGGAQAYYGIKPDMTCLGKVIGGGLPVGAYGGRKEIMSMISPEGPVYQAGTLSGNPLAMTAGIETIKELSKPGMYKSMEAKCVLLEEGLKSAAKKAGVSTRFYRAGSMFCTYFTNIDVIDYATAKKADAQKFSRFFSEMIEQGVNLAPSQFEAGFMSLAHSEKDIEATVKAAYESLKKL